A genomic segment from Microbulbifer elongatus encodes:
- a CDS encoding ExbD/TolR family protein: MRSRRHSRAKEAPELDITAFLNLMVVLVPFLLVSAVFSRVTILELNMPTGAGGASEDPGVSLEVVVRKDVLEISDGEKVLARFPNLNQQEGEVEQAEGEGEVPVDENGLPVIPPTDEVYDLAQLREYLLRIKETYPDKTDSTLLMEPDVAYEHLVGVMDTVRSAEVMPVPEDGSAPDPDATPEKMELFPDISLGDAP, encoded by the coding sequence ATGAGAAGCAGGCGTCACAGTAGAGCCAAAGAAGCGCCGGAACTGGACATCACCGCCTTCCTGAACTTGATGGTGGTACTGGTGCCGTTCCTGCTGGTTTCTGCGGTGTTTTCCCGAGTGACCATTCTCGAGCTGAATATGCCAACCGGCGCCGGTGGCGCATCGGAAGACCCTGGCGTATCCCTTGAGGTGGTGGTTCGAAAAGATGTGCTGGAAATCAGCGATGGCGAAAAGGTCCTCGCCCGTTTCCCGAACCTGAACCAGCAGGAGGGCGAGGTCGAGCAGGCCGAGGGCGAGGGTGAAGTCCCGGTGGACGAGAATGGCCTGCCGGTTATTCCCCCAACGGATGAGGTCTACGATCTGGCTCAGTTGCGGGAGTACCTGCTGCGAATCAAGGAGACCTATCCGGATAAAACCGACTCCACCCTGTTGATGGAACCGGATGTGGCTTATGAACACCTTGTGGGGGTCATGGACACCGTGCGCAGTGCGGAGGTTATGCCGGTACCGGAAGACGGTAGTGCACCGGATCCGGATGCAACACCTGAGAAGATGGAACTCTTTCCCGATATTTCCCTGGGGGATGCGCCGTGA
- a CDS encoding ExbD/TolR family protein, with protein sequence MKRESRRMKRMARSRKRKTPGMNLTSLMDVFTILVFFLLTNSSSNEAIEAPKVITLPDSVVESKPRETVTLMVTHDEVLIEAKPVMTTEELFQSETLVIEAIQQAMIAEVGKAMTMADSELEEAKAALAERAAAGEDVTAEAAALLAEPPEVNILADRTVPFSILKKVMSSCTNAGYTRISLAVIQKASQS encoded by the coding sequence GTGAAACGTGAAAGTAGACGCATGAAGCGCATGGCGCGAAGCCGCAAGCGCAAGACGCCGGGAATGAATCTCACCTCGCTGATGGACGTATTTACCATCCTGGTGTTCTTCCTGCTGACCAACAGCTCCAGTAACGAAGCCATTGAGGCGCCCAAAGTCATCACCCTGCCGGACTCGGTGGTGGAATCGAAGCCCCGTGAGACCGTTACCCTGATGGTGACGCACGATGAGGTGTTGATCGAGGCCAAGCCCGTGATGACCACAGAAGAGTTGTTCCAGAGTGAGACACTGGTCATCGAGGCGATTCAGCAGGCCATGATTGCCGAAGTGGGCAAAGCCATGACTATGGCTGACAGTGAGCTGGAAGAAGCCAAGGCCGCACTGGCCGAGCGCGCCGCCGCAGGGGAAGACGTAACCGCCGAGGCCGCGGCGCTACTGGCGGAACCGCCGGAAGTGAACATTCTTGCGGACCGTACGGTGCCGTTCAGCATTCTGAAAAAGGTTATGTCCAGCTGTACCAACGCCGGATACACACGAATTTCCCTGGCGGTGATTCAAAAAGCATCTCAGAGTTAG
- a CDS encoding molybdenum cofactor biosynthesis protein MoaE has product MPLEISISVQAEGFDPGAEYNLLRSENYSDGATTMFVGTVRDFSPADAAALEPVEQKTVAVLELEHYPGMAESALTDIARRAAERWPLGRVRIVHRYGPLAAGEEIVFVGTTSAHRQASLDACAFIMDFLKSRAPFWKKEIAAGAEDGSWVEARASDQDALKKW; this is encoded by the coding sequence AGGCCGAAGGCTTCGATCCCGGTGCCGAGTACAACCTGCTGCGCAGCGAAAATTACAGCGATGGCGCCACAACGATGTTTGTGGGCACCGTTCGGGACTTCTCCCCGGCCGATGCCGCCGCACTCGAACCCGTTGAACAAAAAACCGTCGCGGTACTCGAGCTGGAGCATTATCCGGGAATGGCGGAGTCGGCACTCACCGACATCGCCCGTCGGGCCGCCGAGCGCTGGCCCCTGGGCAGGGTGCGTATCGTCCACCGCTATGGCCCGCTGGCTGCCGGTGAAGAAATTGTGTTTGTCGGTACTACCTCTGCCCACCGTCAGGCCTCTCTCGATGCCTGTGCCTTTATTATGGATTTTCTGAAAAGCCGCGCGCCTTTCTGGAAAAAAGAAATCGCGGCCGGGGCGGAAGATGGCAGCTGGGTAGAGGCCAGGGCCAGCGACCAGGACGCATTGAAAAAGTGGTGA
- a CDS encoding tetratricopeptide repeat protein — METVCNMRRVVGAALCGAMLLLGACASGPQTSSRPVDPMNVKVSGGVNRDFTQAVELLQGERYPEAIELLQSVVEREQRLSAPYVNLGIAYFKTGDEKHAEESFLEALRAAPLDPVASSELGVLYRHQGRFDEARKTYSEALQAHPDSLPLIKNLGILCDLYLQDVNCALAQFEQYLKYEPEDRKVAIWVADLKRRAN, encoded by the coding sequence ATGGAAACTGTCTGCAATATGCGCCGGGTTGTAGGAGCTGCGCTGTGTGGTGCCATGCTGCTACTCGGTGCCTGTGCCAGTGGTCCACAAACCTCCAGTCGGCCGGTGGACCCGATGAATGTAAAAGTCTCCGGCGGTGTCAATCGGGACTTTACCCAGGCCGTGGAGCTTCTGCAGGGCGAGCGCTACCCTGAGGCCATTGAACTGTTGCAGTCGGTTGTCGAACGCGAACAGCGCCTGTCTGCACCCTATGTAAACCTTGGAATTGCGTATTTCAAAACTGGTGACGAGAAGCACGCAGAGGAATCCTTCCTGGAGGCACTGCGCGCAGCTCCACTGGATCCCGTTGCCAGTAGTGAACTGGGTGTACTTTATCGTCATCAGGGGCGTTTCGATGAAGCCAGAAAAACCTACAGTGAAGCACTGCAGGCGCATCCGGACAGTCTGCCCCTGATCAAGAATCTCGGCATTCTGTGTGACCTCTATCTTCAGGATGTGAATTGTGCACTCGCACAATTTGAGCAGTACCTGAAATATGAACCTGAAGATCGCAAGGTTGCCATCTGGGTGGCCGACCTCAAGCGGAGAGCGAATTGA
- a CDS encoding TonB family protein — protein sequence MNNFHQQKQALTAKQEAVRQQLEALQAECDQVDGKLEALHRDEAKHQLLDEISDRLGKLEEAGAGDLFWAEHYKQDASKALIHRLQKTVSIYHANMNLLQERKQKLQEQIEDCRDDLFDLDAEFREIRQAEEDVHYEYEVTRELEQSAFRDGTMPWNTNGEDERRFRISLLACLFLAFFLGFGVHIWQLPEPDENEVVEVPERLAKLVLEKKKPKPKPPEQTVKKPEEKKKEPEKPKQEVAKEEPKPSNVEKKQVRKKVERAGLLAFKDNFQDLIEDDLDNRLGKQTQLSTAGKQENRSQRSLITSAAKTGSDGINTAALSRDAGGVGTALDGVSFSRVSSGIGTEGDFAGEERPLSEGVGPSRTDEEIQIVFDRYKSALYRIYNRELRNNPALQGKMVLKITIEPDGTVSLASVESSDMDSPTLDSKIVARVKRFNFGPKEGVPTITILYPIDFLPAA from the coding sequence GTGAATAATTTTCATCAACAAAAACAGGCACTGACCGCAAAGCAGGAAGCGGTTCGCCAACAGCTGGAGGCGCTTCAGGCGGAGTGCGACCAGGTTGATGGCAAGCTGGAAGCGCTGCACCGGGATGAAGCCAAGCATCAGCTGCTGGACGAGATTTCAGATCGTCTTGGCAAGCTGGAGGAGGCCGGTGCCGGTGACCTGTTCTGGGCGGAGCACTATAAGCAGGACGCGTCCAAGGCGTTGATCCATCGCCTGCAGAAAACCGTCAGCATCTATCACGCCAACATGAACCTGTTGCAGGAGCGTAAGCAAAAGCTGCAGGAGCAGATCGAAGACTGTCGTGATGATTTGTTTGATCTGGATGCTGAATTCCGCGAGATTCGTCAGGCGGAAGAGGATGTCCATTACGAGTATGAAGTCACCCGGGAGCTGGAGCAGTCCGCCTTCCGCGATGGCACCATGCCGTGGAATACCAATGGCGAGGATGAGCGTCGATTCCGCATCAGCCTGCTTGCGTGTTTGTTTCTGGCCTTCTTCCTCGGTTTCGGTGTGCATATCTGGCAGCTGCCGGAGCCCGATGAAAACGAAGTGGTGGAAGTGCCCGAGCGTCTGGCCAAGCTGGTACTGGAGAAGAAAAAGCCCAAGCCCAAGCCGCCAGAGCAGACGGTGAAGAAGCCGGAAGAGAAGAAGAAAGAGCCTGAAAAACCGAAGCAGGAAGTGGCGAAGGAAGAACCCAAGCCATCGAATGTGGAGAAAAAGCAGGTACGGAAGAAAGTCGAGCGCGCGGGTCTGCTGGCATTCAAGGACAATTTCCAGGATCTGATCGAAGACGATCTGGATAATCGTCTGGGCAAACAGACGCAGCTCAGTACTGCCGGCAAGCAGGAGAACCGCAGTCAGCGCTCACTGATCACTTCGGCAGCCAAGACTGGCTCCGATGGCATCAATACCGCAGCCCTCAGCCGCGATGCCGGTGGCGTGGGCACGGCCCTGGACGGTGTCAGCTTTTCGCGGGTATCCAGTGGTATCGGTACCGAAGGTGATTTCGCCGGCGAAGAGCGCCCGCTCAGCGAAGGTGTTGGTCCATCTCGTACCGACGAAGAGATCCAGATCGTATTCGACCGTTACAAGTCGGCGCTCTACCGGATCTACAACCGCGAACTGCGTAATAACCCGGCGCTGCAGGGCAAGATGGTGCTGAAAATCACCATCGAACCGGACGGCACCGTATCTCTGGCCTCTGTCGAGAGCAGCGATATGGACTCGCCCACCCTCGACAGCAAAATTGTTGCGCGCGTGAAGCGGTTCAACTTCGGGCCCAAGGAAGGTGTACCCACCATCACCATCCTGTATCCGATCGACTTCCTGCCGGCAGCGTAG
- a CDS encoding MotA/TolQ/ExbB proton channel family protein, which translates to MDFFNSVIAFFQTGGAFMYPILVVFALGAAVAIERYVRLIYERHTNRAVWEKLQPVLKTGDFDRARNLVKDDNTGVGRLLAMGLERQGAVRRREDIEIAMEESIMETIPQLEKRTPYVALGSNIATLLGLLGTIMGLIEAFTAVANANPAEKADLLSASISVAMNTTAFGLMVGIALLIVHALLNSLTGQIVDSLEMVSVKALNIMSSGTRRRSESAKDAPAEKPVNRDIEQTKQAQEAEAADADDDADTEASSDNSAKPESA; encoded by the coding sequence ATGGATTTCTTTAACAGCGTAATCGCGTTTTTTCAGACTGGTGGTGCATTCATGTACCCCATTCTGGTGGTATTCGCGCTCGGCGCCGCGGTAGCCATTGAGCGCTATGTTCGCCTCATTTATGAGCGTCACACCAACCGCGCGGTCTGGGAAAAACTGCAGCCTGTGCTCAAAACCGGTGACTTCGATCGCGCCCGCAACCTGGTCAAAGACGACAATACCGGCGTGGGCCGTCTCCTCGCCATGGGGCTCGAGCGTCAGGGCGCTGTACGGCGTCGTGAAGATATCGAGATCGCCATGGAAGAAAGCATCATGGAGACCATTCCGCAGCTGGAAAAGCGCACCCCCTATGTGGCGCTTGGCTCCAATATTGCTACGCTGCTCGGCCTGCTCGGTACCATTATGGGTCTGATTGAAGCCTTTACGGCGGTAGCCAATGCCAACCCGGCGGAAAAGGCCGACCTGCTCTCCGCCAGTATTTCTGTTGCGATGAACACCACCGCGTTCGGTCTGATGGTCGGTATTGCGCTGCTGATCGTTCATGCGCTGCTGAACTCCCTGACCGGACAGATCGTCGACAGCCTGGAAATGGTTTCCGTCAAGGCTCTGAATATCATGTCTTCCGGTACCCGTCGCCGCAGTGAATCTGCGAAAGACGCGCCGGCAGAAAAGCCGGTGAACCGTGATATCGAACAGACCAAACAGGCACAAGAGGCGGAAGCAGCGGATGCCGATGACGACGCCGATACTGAAGCAAGCTCCGACAACAGCGCCAAACCGGAATCTGCGTAA
- a CDS encoding tetratricopeptide repeat protein encodes MNSRLARAVAGAALTVLCAAPVQAKTPEDPSALHTDNLRDLFFGEALFNAHQDRYFDAITRLDTELQQFRLLDDPELDPFSMHFGQAEFAVGDLELSYRMHLEAGRAMEQVLQGDVPQPIKNEAAYRLAKIHYHKQQFANALHALELIEGRVPERVRADEQFLRARVYMQLGRFEEAVELLKDLKGEKSLAGFVEYNLGIALLKAGETERGVVELDGLGRKAGRGDAMRALQDKTNLLLGFQLMEAEEYQRARTYFDRVQLSGPFSNQALLGAGWVEANAGRYDRALVPWQLLKQRKSTDAAVQEAMLAVPYAYGKLEVHSTAAVNYGQALDLFGNQVDVLTRSINSIREGKLLEALRRKEASQVKNWVVELRKLPDAPETHYLLDLMASNDYQEFLRNYQDLNDLFERNKDWLQSLDAFDEIIALRRSYYEPILPGLDVQFRQIDARIKMRLEQRQRLAMRIENLLVNRRPELLAKSDETESRLILQQIRDILDYNPSLQSEETEDRIARLEGVLKFRLSREFDDRLTKAYKNLQELDEVIATLQESYQRYVRTRQAATHSYEGYTDQIASLRAGLNRAQERIDQLMSRQGRMLEQLAISELEERRGQLESYQIKARFALADSYDRANELQERRADARKVEEYQRQVEQMKQAAPDSRSEPLPTDNPPELEAPAPKGEGADNE; translated from the coding sequence ATGAATTCCCGTCTGGCCCGCGCGGTTGCCGGTGCAGCACTGACTGTGCTGTGCGCCGCGCCTGTGCAGGCCAAAACGCCCGAAGATCCGAGCGCACTGCATACTGATAACCTTCGCGACCTGTTCTTTGGCGAAGCATTGTTCAATGCGCATCAGGACAGGTATTTCGATGCGATCACCAGGCTGGATACCGAGTTGCAGCAGTTTCGCCTGCTGGATGACCCGGAGCTCGACCCCTTCTCCATGCATTTTGGTCAGGCGGAGTTTGCCGTAGGGGATCTTGAGCTTTCGTACCGGATGCATCTGGAAGCCGGCCGTGCGATGGAACAGGTGCTGCAGGGTGACGTTCCGCAACCTATCAAGAATGAAGCGGCCTATCGCCTGGCCAAGATTCATTACCACAAGCAGCAGTTTGCCAATGCCCTACACGCCCTGGAGCTGATCGAAGGGCGTGTGCCGGAGCGTGTCCGCGCCGATGAACAGTTTCTGCGCGCCCGGGTGTACATGCAATTGGGGCGTTTTGAAGAGGCGGTTGAGCTGTTAAAAGACCTGAAGGGCGAAAAATCCCTCGCGGGGTTTGTGGAGTACAACCTCGGCATCGCGCTATTGAAGGCCGGTGAAACCGAGCGGGGTGTCGTGGAATTGGATGGTCTCGGGCGCAAGGCCGGCCGTGGCGATGCCATGCGCGCTCTGCAGGACAAAACCAACCTGCTGCTCGGTTTCCAGCTGATGGAGGCCGAGGAGTACCAGCGCGCACGCACTTATTTTGACCGCGTGCAGCTGAGTGGGCCCTTTTCCAATCAGGCGCTGCTCGGCGCCGGCTGGGTGGAGGCCAATGCGGGCCGTTACGACCGCGCACTGGTGCCTTGGCAATTGTTGAAGCAGCGCAAATCCACCGATGCGGCGGTGCAGGAAGCCATGCTCGCCGTACCCTATGCGTACGGCAAACTGGAAGTGCACAGTACCGCTGCGGTGAACTATGGCCAGGCTCTGGATCTGTTTGGCAATCAGGTGGACGTACTTACCCGGTCCATCAACAGTATCCGCGAAGGCAAGTTGCTCGAAGCGCTGCGCCGCAAGGAGGCCAGCCAGGTGAAGAACTGGGTGGTAGAGCTGCGCAAGCTGCCGGATGCACCGGAAACCCATTACCTGCTCGACCTGATGGCGTCCAATGACTATCAGGAGTTTCTGCGCAATTACCAGGATCTGAACGACCTGTTCGAACGCAACAAAGACTGGTTGCAAAGTCTCGACGCCTTCGACGAAATTATTGCCCTGCGTCGCAGCTACTACGAACCGATTCTTCCGGGGCTGGATGTACAGTTCCGCCAGATTGACGCGCGCATCAAGATGCGGCTGGAGCAGCGCCAGCGCCTCGCCATGCGGATCGAGAACCTGCTGGTGAACCGTCGCCCCGAGCTTCTCGCGAAAAGCGATGAAACCGAATCCCGCCTGATCCTGCAGCAGATTCGCGACATTCTCGACTACAACCCCAGCCTGCAGAGCGAGGAAACCGAAGATCGCATCGCGCGCCTGGAAGGTGTGCTGAAGTTTCGTCTGTCCCGAGAGTTCGATGATCGACTCACCAAAGCGTACAAAAACCTGCAGGAGCTGGATGAGGTCATCGCGACGCTGCAGGAAAGCTACCAGCGGTATGTGCGTACCCGTCAGGCCGCGACCCACAGTTACGAAGGCTATACCGATCAGATCGCCAGCCTGCGGGCAGGCCTGAACCGGGCCCAGGAGCGTATTGATCAATTGATGTCGCGCCAGGGGCGTATGCTGGAGCAGTTGGCCATCAGTGAACTGGAAGAGCGCCGTGGGCAGCTGGAGAGTTACCAGATTAAAGCGCGCTTTGCCCTGGCCGATAGTTACGACCGGGCCAATGAATTGCAGGAGCGCCGTGCGGATGCGCGCAAGGTTGAAGAGTATCAGCGTCAGGTGGAGCAGATGAAGCAGGCTGCACCGGATTCCCGGAGCGAGCCACTGCCTACGGATAACCCTCCGGAGCTGGAAGCGCCGGCACCAAAAGGGGAGGGCGCGGACAATGAATAA
- a CDS encoding tetratricopeptide repeat protein: protein MNKTRLSAVFNHLGLATAASAALLLSACASHSGKTIGSLQRVDIEIQETHIEGSLEKALASYQKYLQETPETALTPEAIRRIADLKIKQAHRAEEGILPSSTETRILSAEEIASANLSARKKTTAAMGALDAPQVAGVQASAEGTPAALDSGTASSGESQSDFEARASGAMDISGVASEAEVSVPGDDPDALLAANAREAIALYKKLLVQYPQYERNDQVMYQLSRAYEETGEVDEAVAVLRQLVAKYPASRHLDEAYFRLGEYYFTRKKFLDAEESYGRVIAMGEVSSFYELALYKRGWALFKQDMYEMALDDFVRMLDYKVAQGYDFEQQTNETERKHVEDTFRVVSLSFSYQGGADSIVDYFTRKGARGYESYVYSHLGEYYLDKRRYQDAAKSYDTFVERNPLHKVAPDFSIRVIEIYQKGGFPRLVLEAKKAFANTYALDAEYWTVFEIAEYATVVEFLQTNLIDLASHYHAAYQNVKPKDKEFAKKRGENYVEAIHWYRRYLTSFADKAKAPEINYQLAGLMLENKDFLNAAREYERTAYHYPNHAANENTSEAGYAAVFAYREYLAKDLAEASSADKVAIQKEIIRSSLAFAETFPQHAKAPQILLGAVDDLYKLKSYPEAIQNGRLLLEKFPGADQQIQRSAWLLVAHASFDTELYVDAEAGYRAALNLTATDAEDRAALVDNLAGAIYQQGDQARKADDHLAAAEHFLRIRNAAPGATILATAEYDAAASLIQLENWARAAEVLKAFRSNHPEHKLQKEVTKKLAVVYQESGQLLLAAAEFERIERESEDDDVRREALTQAADLYSAAKSYDKALTVLNRYVKLFPHPMEPALETRQKIADIYLNTGNQKAYFNTLDDIVRIELRGGDERNDRTRYLGGNAALKLAEPRFASFAEVALVAPLEQNLNTKRARMKAATAAFSDLIDYQVADVTAAATYYLGEIYLHFSRALKDSERPTNLSALELEEYELALEEQIYPFEERAISVHEKNIDLMAAGIYNNWVAKSIGQLAGLVPARYERPEDAGNIVMTIVPVPEVAEESTEGADEAVGEELGETKEPSSPMKPEPAVIAENTTEEGQG, encoded by the coding sequence ATGAATAAAACGCGTCTCTCGGCCGTATTCAATCATCTGGGGCTGGCAACAGCGGCCTCTGCCGCGTTACTGCTCAGCGCCTGTGCCAGCCACAGTGGCAAGACCATCGGTAGCCTGCAGCGTGTGGATATTGAAATTCAGGAAACCCATATCGAGGGTAGCCTGGAGAAGGCGCTGGCCAGTTACCAGAAATACCTGCAGGAAACCCCGGAGACGGCGCTGACCCCGGAAGCCATCCGCCGTATAGCCGACCTGAAGATCAAGCAGGCCCACCGAGCGGAAGAGGGTATTCTGCCGAGCAGTACCGAGACTCGAATCCTGTCGGCCGAGGAAATCGCTTCGGCCAACCTGAGTGCCCGTAAAAAGACCACTGCGGCCATGGGTGCGCTGGATGCGCCACAGGTGGCCGGGGTTCAGGCATCTGCCGAGGGTACACCAGCTGCTTTGGATAGTGGCACCGCCAGTAGCGGAGAAAGTCAGTCCGATTTCGAAGCCCGTGCCAGTGGTGCAATGGATATCAGCGGCGTTGCCAGTGAAGCGGAAGTTTCCGTGCCCGGCGACGACCCGGATGCCCTGCTGGCGGCCAATGCGCGAGAGGCTATTGCACTGTATAAGAAACTGCTGGTGCAGTACCCGCAATATGAGCGCAATGACCAGGTTATGTACCAGCTGTCCCGCGCATATGAAGAAACCGGTGAGGTGGATGAAGCGGTGGCGGTACTGCGGCAGCTGGTTGCCAAATACCCGGCGTCACGCCATCTGGATGAAGCCTACTTCCGACTCGGTGAATACTACTTTACCCGCAAGAAGTTTCTCGACGCGGAAGAGTCCTATGGCCGGGTGATTGCCATGGGAGAAGTTTCCAGTTTTTATGAGCTGGCGCTGTACAAGCGCGGCTGGGCGCTGTTCAAGCAGGATATGTATGAAATGGCGCTGGACGATTTCGTCCGCATGCTGGATTACAAAGTGGCGCAGGGCTATGACTTCGAGCAGCAGACCAATGAGACGGAGCGCAAGCACGTCGAGGATACCTTCCGCGTCGTCAGTTTGAGTTTCTCCTATCAGGGTGGTGCCGACTCCATTGTGGACTACTTTACCCGCAAGGGCGCGCGAGGGTATGAATCCTACGTGTACAGCCACCTGGGTGAATACTACCTGGATAAGCGTCGTTACCAGGATGCCGCCAAATCCTATGACACCTTTGTGGAGCGCAATCCGTTGCACAAAGTGGCGCCAGACTTTTCCATTCGCGTGATCGAAATTTACCAGAAGGGTGGCTTCCCCCGGCTGGTGCTGGAGGCCAAGAAGGCCTTTGCCAATACCTATGCTCTGGATGCCGAATACTGGACTGTGTTTGAAATTGCGGAATACGCCACGGTAGTGGAATTCCTGCAGACGAATCTGATTGATCTCGCCAGCCACTATCACGCGGCGTACCAGAACGTGAAGCCGAAGGATAAAGAGTTCGCCAAAAAACGCGGCGAAAACTATGTGGAGGCGATTCACTGGTACCGTCGCTACCTCACGTCATTTGCCGATAAAGCCAAAGCGCCGGAAATCAACTATCAGCTGGCGGGGCTGATGCTGGAAAACAAAGACTTCCTGAACGCCGCCCGCGAGTATGAGCGCACCGCCTATCACTACCCGAATCACGCGGCCAATGAGAACACCAGTGAGGCGGGCTATGCTGCGGTATTTGCCTACCGTGAGTATCTGGCCAAAGATCTCGCCGAGGCCAGCAGCGCTGATAAAGTGGCGATCCAGAAGGAAATTATCCGATCCTCTCTGGCTTTTGCTGAAACCTTCCCGCAGCACGCCAAGGCACCGCAGATTCTGCTGGGGGCCGTGGATGATCTGTATAAGCTGAAAAGCTACCCCGAAGCCATCCAGAACGGTCGCCTTCTGCTGGAAAAATTCCCGGGGGCGGATCAGCAGATTCAGCGTTCCGCCTGGTTGCTGGTGGCACATGCGTCCTTTGATACCGAGCTGTACGTGGACGCGGAAGCGGGCTATCGCGCGGCGCTGAACCTGACGGCAACCGATGCCGAAGATCGGGCGGCACTGGTGGACAACCTGGCCGGTGCCATCTATCAGCAGGGCGATCAGGCCCGGAAGGCCGACGATCACCTGGCGGCCGCCGAGCATTTCCTGCGCATTCGCAACGCAGCGCCGGGGGCGACCATTCTCGCCACCGCCGAGTACGACGCCGCAGCGTCTCTGATCCAGCTGGAAAACTGGGCCCGTGCTGCAGAAGTACTGAAGGCCTTCCGCAGTAATCACCCGGAGCACAAACTGCAGAAAGAGGTCACCAAAAAGCTGGCGGTGGTGTATCAGGAGAGCGGCCAACTCCTGTTGGCGGCCGCAGAGTTTGAGCGTATCGAGCGCGAATCGGAAGACGACGATGTACGTCGGGAAGCGCTGACTCAGGCGGCCGATCTATATAGCGCTGCCAAGAGTTATGACAAAGCGCTGACGGTGCTCAACCGCTACGTCAAGCTGTTCCCGCACCCGATGGAGCCGGCACTGGAGACCCGTCAGAAAATTGCTGACATCTATCTCAATACCGGTAACCAGAAAGCCTATTTCAACACCCTGGACGATATTGTCCGTATCGAGCTGCGCGGTGGCGATGAGCGCAACGATCGCACGCGCTACCTGGGCGGTAATGCGGCATTGAAACTGGCGGAGCCCAGGTTCGCCTCGTTTGCGGAGGTCGCACTGGTGGCGCCGCTGGAGCAAAACCTCAATACCAAGCGCGCGCGTATGAAAGCGGCCACGGCAGCCTTCAGTGACCTGATCGACTATCAGGTGGCGGATGTCACCGCGGCGGCCACCTACTATCTCGGCGAAATCTATCTGCATTTCAGCCGCGCCCTGAAGGATTCTGAGCGCCCAACCAACCTCAGCGCACTGGAACTGGAAGAATACGAGCTGGCGCTGGAAGAGCAGATCTATCCGTTCGAAGAGCGCGCTATTTCCGTGCACGAAAAGAACATCGACCTGATGGCTGCGGGCATTTACAACAACTGGGTTGCGAAAAGTATCGGCCAGCTGGCCGGGCTGGTGCCCGCGCGCTACGAGCGCCCCGAGGATGCCGGCAATATCGTAATGACCATCGTGCCAGTACCCGAGGTGGCGGAAGAGAGTACAGAGGGCGCTGACGAAGCGGTGGGTGAAGAACTCGGTGAAACAAAGGAACCGTCAAGCCCGATGAAGCCGGAGCCTGCAGTCATCGCAGAAAATACCACTGAGGAGGGGCAGGGTTGA